A section of the Papio anubis isolate 15944 chromosome 2, Panubis1.0, whole genome shotgun sequence genome encodes:
- the LRRC3B gene encoding leucine-rich repeat-containing protein 3B yields the protein MNLVDLWLTRSLSMCLLLQSFVLMILCFHSASMCPKGCLCSSSGGLNVTCSNANLKEIPRDLPPETVLLYLDSNQITSIPNEIFKDLHQLRVLNLSKNGIEFIDEHAFKGVAETLQTLDLSDNRIQSVHKNAFNNLKARARIANNPWHCDCTLQQVLRSMASNHETAHNVICKTSVLDEHAGRPFLNAANDADLCNLPKKTTDYAMLVTMFGWFTMVISYVVYYVRQNQEDARRHLEYLKSLPSRQKKADEPDDISTVV from the coding sequence ATGAATCTGGTAGACCTGTGGTTAACCCGTTCCCTCTCCATGTGTCTCCTCCTACAAAGTTTTGTTCTTATGATACTGTGCTTTCATTCTGCCAGTATGTGTCCCAAGGGCTGTCTTTGTTCTTCCTCTGGGGGTTTAAATGTCACCTGTAGCAATGCAAATCTCAAGGAAATACCTAGAGATCTTCCTCCTGAAACAGTCTTACTGTATCTGGACTCCAATCAGATCACATCTATTCCCAATGAAATTTTTAAGGACCTCCATCAACTGAGAGTTCTCAACCTGTCCAAAAATGGCATTGAGTTTATCGATGAGCATGCCTTCAAAGGAGTGGCTGAAACCTTGCAGACTCTGGACTTGTCCGACAATCGGATTCAAAGTGTGCACAAAAATGCCTTCAATAACCTGAAGGCCAGGGCCAGAATTGCCAACAACCCCTGGCACTGCGACTGTACTCTACAGCAAGTTCTGAGGAGCATGGCATCCAATCATGAGACAGCCCACAATGTGATATGTAAAACATCCGTGTTGGATGAACATGCTGGCAGACCATTCCTCAATGCTGCCAACGATGCTGACCTTTGTAACCTCCCTAAAAAAACTACCGATTATGCCATGCTGGTCACCATGTTTGGCTGGTTCACCATGGTGATCTCATATGTGGTATATTATGTGAGGCAAAATCAGGAGGATGCCCGGAGACACCTCGAATACTTGAAATCCCTGCCAAGCAGGCAAAAGAAAGCAGATGAACCTGATGATATTAGCACTGTGGTATAG